From the genome of Campylobacter concisus, one region includes:
- the fliH gene encoding flagellar assembly protein FliH — protein sequence MKSSVITSETSPAHFIENYRFKVLGVGERATDSAPVLIEENNLSEELSEQNFGQKGENFAPQASHQTQTNSQNHFASQAQSPQIQQTGESSFVEELLKKTDELSSNIIKLQMQIENQESEFAKRLEAEITRAKEDGKNEGIAQANAANEARINELEARFSTSAAKLEEQYIKFDEFLKKIEEELGQTAIKIAKEVIDKEISTSSNQIAHHLASSLIKELSNVKNIEIRVNPEDSEYLKEQFIKNEHVKISADDAISKGGVVIISDGGNIDATMQTRLEKLKMLVNNE from the coding sequence ATGAAAAGCAGCGTAATAACCAGTGAGACTTCTCCGGCTCACTTTATAGAAAATTACAGATTTAAAGTACTTGGAGTCGGAGAGCGAGCCACAGATAGTGCTCCTGTATTGATAGAAGAAAATAATCTTAGTGAAGAGCTAAGCGAGCAAAATTTTGGGCAAAAGGGTGAAAATTTTGCTCCTCAAGCTAGCCACCAAACGCAGACAAACTCACAAAACCACTTTGCTTCTCAGGCTCAAAGTCCACAAATACAGCAAACAGGTGAGTCGAGCTTTGTCGAAGAACTGCTTAAAAAAACAGATGAGCTAAGCAGCAACATCATCAAACTTCAAATGCAAATAGAAAATCAAGAGAGCGAATTTGCAAAGCGTCTTGAAGCTGAGATCACTCGTGCAAAAGAGGATGGCAAAAATGAAGGTATCGCCCAAGCAAATGCGGCAAATGAAGCAAGGATAAATGAGTTAGAGGCTAGATTTAGCACTTCAGCTGCAAAACTTGAAGAGCAATATATTAAATTTGATGAGTTTTTAAAGAAGATCGAAGAAGAGCTCGGACAAACTGCTATAAAAATCGCAAAAGAAGTAATCGATAAAGAAATTTCAACCTCTTCAAATCAGATCGCTCATCATCTAGCAAGCTCTCTTATAAAAGAGCTAAGTAATGTTAAAAATATAGAAATTCGCGTAAATCCTGAAGATAGTGAGTATCTAAAAGAGCAATTTATCAAGAATGAACACGTCAAGATAAGCGCTGATGATGCTATAAGCAAAGGCGGTGTGGTTATTATAAGTGATGGTGGC
- the fliG gene encoding flagellar motor switch protein FliG translates to MSIKLNDKQKMIYDDLSMPEKIAILLIQLGEEATALIFSHMDVDVITEISGYIATAKNIDKQVASAVLEEFYALMQSNQYMRSGGLEYAKEILYRTFGPEAAQKILDKLAKSMENSKSFGYLDKIKPQQLADFIIKEHPQTIALILAHMDSTSAAETLSFFSDELRSEVVIRMANLGDISPSVIKRVSTVLEGKLESLTSYKVEVGGPRAVAEVLNRLGQKASKSTIERIEQSDDKLATTIKELMFTFEDIINLNATAIREILKNVDKKDLMVAFKGSSDGIKDKFLSNMSQRAAEAFKEEMQYLGAVRVKDVEEAQRRIVETVQTLADQGVFQVGEADEMIE, encoded by the coding sequence ATGTCAATAAAGCTAAATGACAAGCAAAAAATGATTTATGATGATCTATCGATGCCTGAAAAGATTGCTATTTTGCTGATTCAGCTTGGCGAAGAGGCAACTGCTCTTATATTTTCTCACATGGATGTTGATGTCATCACTGAAATTTCAGGCTATATCGCAACCGCAAAAAACATAGACAAACAAGTCGCAAGTGCCGTACTAGAAGAATTTTACGCGCTAATGCAGTCAAATCAATATATGAGAAGTGGCGGTTTAGAGTACGCAAAAGAAATTTTGTACCGCACATTTGGTCCAGAGGCAGCTCAGAAAATTTTAGACAAGCTTGCAAAAAGCATGGAAAACTCAAAAAGCTTTGGCTATCTTGATAAGATAAAACCACAGCAACTCGCAGACTTTATCATAAAAGAGCACCCTCAAACCATAGCGCTAATACTAGCTCACATGGACTCAACAAGTGCTGCTGAAACGCTTAGCTTTTTCTCAGATGAGCTAAGAAGCGAAGTCGTTATTAGAATGGCAAATCTTGGTGATATTAGCCCATCGGTAATTAAGCGTGTTTCAACCGTACTTGAGGGTAAACTCGAAAGTCTTACATCTTATAAAGTCGAAGTTGGCGGTCCAAGAGCTGTGGCAGAAGTGCTTAATAGACTTGGGCAAAAAGCTAGTAAAAGCACGATTGAGCGTATTGAGCAAAGCGATGATAAGCTTGCAACAACGATTAAAGAGCTTATGTTTACCTTTGAAGATATTATCAACCTTAACGCAACTGCGATTAGAGAAATTCTTAAAAATGTCGATAAAAAAGACCTTATGGTCGCATTTAAAGGCTCAAGCGATGGCATAAAGGATAAATTTTTATCAAATATGTCTCAGCGTGCAGCAGAAGCCTTTAAAGAGGAGATGCAATATCTTGGCGCGGTGCGTGTAAAAGATGTTGAAGAGGCTCAAAGACGCATAGTAGAGACGGTACAAACTCTAGCTGATCAAGGTGTGTTCCAAGTCGGCGAAGCAGATGAGATGATAGAATGA
- the fliF gene encoding flagellar basal-body MS-ring/collar protein FliF: MDFKALLHQISQIYQKLSLKQKIVAASSIVLVVAFLVFLTLYKSKNENFAGYSVLFENISPNDSALILDQLNKDGIKYKLANEGTILVPTSDVYKERIAVATLGIPKESKIGFEIFDKQEFGATDAEQRVKFQRALEGELARTIESLSSIQKATVRIAIPKESVFTERQALPTASIVVELKPGVSLNAKQIFGIKNLVAASVTNLSTENVKIVNQDGVALGDEDGEFDSDAIAQQIRYKREFENNYEQKIVNVLAPIVGGADKVVAKVNIDFDFDKKDTKSEVYDPNNVVRSESNIEEKRQGSAPNEVGGVPGAVSNIGPVQGLDDSTLKEQYNKSSQQTNYEISKKVTSIKGQFASINRVSAAVVIDGLYQSKKDSNGKPTGEIEFTPLSKEQRESITNLIKQSIGYNQNRGDEVSLDNFEFKTGKDISTSEKMDGFVNNYVVPFMPLLKYIFAALLLYIFYKKVIVPFMQKMLEETKEEEEQVQDGLEDIEVDAEDTLEKFKAARKKVEEQLGLSGEFNEDELKYDVLLEKMRAVITERNEEIAMLLQDMVKNDSDFNMRKEI; the protein is encoded by the coding sequence ATGGATTTTAAGGCATTACTTCATCAAATAAGTCAAATTTATCAAAAGCTTTCATTGAAGCAAAAAATCGTTGCAGCTAGCTCGATCGTCTTGGTCGTGGCATTTTTGGTATTTTTAACACTTTATAAAAGCAAAAATGAAAATTTTGCAGGCTACAGCGTCCTTTTTGAAAACATTAGCCCAAATGATTCCGCCTTAATACTTGATCAGCTAAACAAAGATGGCATTAAATATAAATTAGCTAACGAAGGCACTATTCTTGTGCCAACGAGTGATGTCTATAAAGAGCGTATCGCTGTTGCAACGCTTGGAATACCAAAAGAGAGCAAAATCGGTTTTGAAATTTTTGATAAGCAAGAATTTGGTGCGACTGATGCCGAGCAGAGAGTAAAATTTCAAAGAGCGCTTGAGGGCGAGCTAGCTAGAACGATCGAGAGTCTTTCTTCTATCCAAAAAGCGACTGTTCGTATCGCTATTCCTAAAGAGAGCGTTTTTACTGAAAGACAAGCACTCCCAACTGCTTCTATTGTCGTTGAGTTAAAGCCAGGCGTTAGTCTAAATGCGAAGCAAATTTTTGGTATTAAAAACCTTGTCGCTGCCTCTGTTACAAACTTAAGCACGGAAAATGTAAAAATAGTAAATCAAGACGGAGTCGCACTTGGCGATGAAGATGGTGAGTTTGATAGTGACGCTATAGCTCAACAGATACGCTATAAACGTGAGTTTGAAAATAATTACGAGCAAAAGATCGTAAATGTGTTAGCTCCTATCGTGGGTGGAGCTGACAAAGTAGTAGCAAAGGTAAATATCGACTTTGACTTTGACAAAAAAGATACAAAAAGTGAAGTTTATGACCCAAATAACGTCGTTAGAAGTGAAAGTAATATCGAGGAAAAACGCCAAGGCTCAGCTCCAAATGAAGTGGGCGGCGTACCAGGTGCGGTTAGCAACATTGGCCCTGTTCAAGGCCTTGATGATAGCACTTTAAAAGAGCAGTACAACAAAAGCTCACAGCAGACAAACTACGAAATTTCAAAGAAAGTAACAAGCATCAAAGGGCAATTTGCTAGCATAAATAGAGTGAGTGCAGCCGTCGTTATAGACGGACTCTATCAAAGTAAAAAAGATAGCAACGGCAAGCCAACTGGTGAGATAGAATTTACTCCACTTTCTAAAGAGCAAAGAGAATCAATCACAAATTTAATCAAACAATCAATCGGCTATAACCAAAATAGAGGCGATGAAGTAAGCTTAGATAACTTTGAGTTTAAAACTGGCAAAGATATAAGCACTAGCGAAAAGATGGATGGCTTTGTGAATAACTATGTAGTGCCATTTATGCCGCTGTTAAAATATATTTTTGCAGCATTGTTGCTTTATATTTTCTACAAAAAAGTCATTGTGCCATTTATGCAAAAGATGCTTGAAGAGACAAAAGAAGAAGAGGAGCAAGTTCAAGATGGTCTTGAAGATATTGAGGTAGATGCCGAAGATACGCTTGAGAAATTTAAAGCTGCTCGCAAAAAGGTCGAAGAGCAACTAGGACTTAGTGGCGAGTTTAATGAAGATGAACTAAAATACGATGTTTTACTTGAGAAAATGAGAGCGGTCATCACAGAAAGAAATGAAGAGATAGCAATGCTGCTTCAAGATATGGTAAAAAATGACAGCGACTTTAATATGCGTAAGGAAATTTGA
- the hisC gene encoding histidinol-phosphate transaminase, with the protein MKFNDFLDDLVNYEAGKPIELVVREFGIDAKDVIKLASNENPFGTSKRVEEALKEVAKKAHLYPDDSYFELKEGLAKKFGVTSKNLIIGSGSDQIIEYALHAKANKQSGVLMAGVTFAMYEIYAKQTGAKIYRTKSVEHNLSEFLEIYNAHKDEISVIFLCLPNNPLGECIDADEVYKFIKNIDENTLVVLDCAYNEFAKFKDSKKEIKPSEVVKFKNAIYLGTFSKAYALGGMRVGYGVANEEIIGTLSKLRAPFNITTPSLRAAIVALGDDEFVQQTMQNNFEQMKRYEEFAEQNGIEFIPSYTNFITFKFNEPKSSQICEKMLKKGIILRDLKSYALNAVRITIGQAWQNDRVFEELKQILK; encoded by the coding sequence ATGAAGTTTAATGATTTTTTAGATGATCTAGTAAATTACGAGGCTGGAAAGCCGATTGAGCTTGTAGTTAGAGAGTTTGGCATCGATGCAAAAGATGTGATAAAGCTAGCGAGCAATGAAAATCCTTTTGGCACGAGCAAACGCGTAGAAGAGGCACTAAAAGAGGTTGCTAAAAAAGCGCATCTCTATCCAGACGATAGCTACTTTGAGCTAAAAGAAGGGCTGGCTAAGAAATTTGGCGTAACTAGCAAAAATTTAATCATTGGCTCTGGAAGTGACCAGATCATAGAATACGCACTTCACGCAAAGGCGAATAAGCAAAGTGGCGTTTTGATGGCTGGCGTGACATTTGCGATGTATGAAATTTATGCAAAGCAAACTGGAGCTAAAATTTACCGCACAAAGAGCGTAGAGCATAATTTGAGCGAGTTTTTAGAAATTTATAATGCACATAAAGATGAAATTTCTGTCATCTTTCTTTGCTTGCCAAACAATCCTTTGGGCGAGTGCATCGATGCCGATGAGGTCTATAAATTTATAAAAAACATTGATGAAAACACGCTTGTGGTGCTTGATTGTGCTTACAACGAATTTGCTAAATTTAAAGATAGTAAAAAAGAGATAAAGCCAAGCGAGGTGGTAAAATTTAAAAATGCCATATATCTTGGAACATTTTCAAAGGCTTATGCACTTGGTGGTATGCGCGTGGGATACGGCGTGGCAAATGAAGAGATCATAGGCACTCTCTCAAAACTAAGAGCCCCATTTAATATCACAACTCCAAGCCTAAGAGCTGCGATCGTGGCACTTGGTGATGATGAGTTTGTGCAGCAAACCATGCAAAATAACTTCGAGCAGATGAAGAGATATGAGGAATTTGCAGAGCAAAATGGCATTGAGTTTATCCCAAGCTATACAAATTTCATAACTTTTAAATTTAACGAGCCAAAATCAAGCCAGATATGCGAAAAGATGCTAAAAAAAGGTATAATTTTACGAGATTTAAAAAGCTACGCCTTAAATGCGGTGAGAATCACCATAGGTCAGGCATGGCAAAACGATAGGGTTTTTGAAGAGTTAAAGCAAATTTTAAAGTAG
- the pheA gene encoding prephenate dehydratase has protein sequence MQELNELRKEIDAIDDLILNKLNERMILVEQIGKLKQTSGTPIYRPERERAIINRLTSLSKDKALNKAAIEAIYLEIFAVSRNLEMPQKIVYLGPEGTYTHQAAQSRFGAMSSYLPLATIEAVFTKLAQKEAKYGVVPIENNTEGAVGATLDCLSKFSGIKIVAELYVDIHHSFVSINENLKEIKRIYSHPQGYNQCRKFLEDHMLNEIEFVPAKSTAAAAYMASMDRNSAAICSKIAAKIYNVPIVYETIEDNMANRTRFLILSDFKNARVENSKTSILAKTDHSPGRLADLLSIFKNENINITKLESRPIKQREFKSMFYLDFEGHIDDEKVQNAFELAKESGAEISWLGSYLNGEE, from the coding sequence ATGCAAGAGCTAAATGAGCTTAGAAAAGAGATCGATGCGATCGATGATCTCATCTTAAATAAACTAAATGAAAGGATGATTTTAGTTGAGCAAATCGGCAAGCTAAAACAAACTAGTGGGACGCCTATATATCGTCCTGAGCGCGAGCGAGCTATCATAAACCGCTTAACTAGTCTTAGCAAAGACAAAGCCTTAAATAAAGCTGCTATCGAAGCCATTTATCTTGAAATTTTTGCTGTAAGTAGAAATTTAGAAATGCCTCAAAAGATCGTATATCTAGGGCCTGAAGGCACTTACACGCATCAGGCGGCTCAGAGTAGATTTGGTGCGATGAGTTCATATTTGCCACTTGCGACCATTGAGGCGGTTTTTACAAAGCTAGCTCAAAAAGAGGCAAAATACGGCGTTGTGCCTATTGAAAATAATACCGAAGGCGCTGTTGGCGCTACGCTTGATTGTTTGAGTAAATTTAGTGGTATAAAAATAGTTGCTGAACTTTATGTGGATATCCACCATAGCTTTGTTAGCATAAATGAAAATTTAAAAGAGATAAAGCGAATTTATTCACATCCGCAAGGGTATAATCAATGTCGTAAATTTTTAGAAGATCATATGCTAAATGAAATTGAATTTGTTCCAGCAAAATCAACCGCAGCAGCTGCATATATGGCATCGATGGATAGAAATTCAGCTGCCATTTGCTCAAAGATTGCAGCAAAAATTTATAACGTACCGATCGTTTATGAGACGATTGAAGACAATATGGCAAATAGAACGAGATTTTTGATTTTAAGCGATTTTAAAAACGCAAGAGTTGAAAACTCGAAAACTTCGATCCTTGCAAAGACTGATCATAGTCCAGGACGCCTTGCTGATCTGCTTTCTATCTTTAAAAATGAAAATATTAATATCACAAAACTTGAGTCACGCCCTATAAAACAGCGCGAATTTAAGTCAATGTTTTATCTTGATTTTGAAGGGCATATCGACGATGAGAAGGTACAAAATGCCTTTGAACTCGCAAAAGAGAGCGGTGCTGAGATAAGCTGGTTAGGGAGTTATTTAAACGGAGAAGAGTAA
- the lysA gene encoding diaminopimelate decarboxylase encodes MDFKELARRYKTPLYIYDFNHIKNRYEALKNAFFARKSLICYAVKANSNLSVLKFLADLGAGFDCVSIGEVKRALLAGAKRYQIIFSGVGKSDEELKEALKNEILLINVESFAELLRLEEIAKGLNLKARISIRVNPGVDAKTHPYISTGLNENKFGVDAEIAKRMYIHAKASDSLEPTGIHFHIGSQLTSLSPIIDAANIVSELLRELRALEIDIKFFDVGGGLGIIYNDEKEINLYDYAQGILAALKGQDVTIVCEPGRFIVGNAGYFVASVLYEKFNGKKRFVITDGAMNDLIRPSLYGAHHEIFVCGKDKNLGVCDVVGPVCESGDFLAKDIELPECDSGDIIVVKGAGAYGFSMSSNYNTRNRAAEVCVLDGKDRLIRRRESFEDVVALEREFLESADARAK; translated from the coding sequence ATGGATTTTAAAGAGCTTGCACGTAGATACAAAACCCCACTTTACATTTATGATTTTAACCACATAAAAAACCGCTATGAAGCACTAAAGAATGCATTTTTTGCTAGAAAATCTCTCATTTGTTATGCGGTGAAAGCAAACTCAAATCTAAGTGTTTTAAAATTTCTAGCCGACCTTGGAGCTGGATTTGATTGTGTTAGCATTGGCGAAGTAAAAAGAGCACTTTTAGCAGGCGCAAAGAGATATCAGATCATTTTTAGCGGTGTTGGCAAGAGCGATGAAGAGTTAAAAGAGGCTTTAAAAAATGAAATTTTACTCATAAATGTTGAGAGTTTTGCTGAACTTTTAAGGCTTGAGGAGATCGCAAAAGGGCTAAACTTAAAGGCAAGAATTAGCATTAGAGTAAATCCAGGTGTTGATGCAAAAACTCACCCATATATCTCGACAGGGCTAAATGAAAATAAATTTGGCGTTGATGCTGAAATAGCCAAAAGAATGTACATCCACGCTAAAGCTTCAGACTCTCTTGAGCCAACTGGCATACATTTTCACATCGGTTCTCAGCTAACATCACTTAGCCCGATAATCGATGCTGCAAATATCGTTAGTGAGCTTTTAAGAGAGCTAAGAGCGCTTGAGATTGATATCAAATTTTTTGACGTTGGCGGCGGACTTGGCATCATTTATAACGATGAAAAAGAGATAAATTTATACGACTATGCTCAAGGAATTTTAGCTGCACTAAAAGGCCAAGACGTGACTATCGTATGCGAGCCAGGACGCTTTATCGTAGGTAATGCTGGCTACTTTGTTGCAAGCGTTTTATATGAAAAATTTAACGGCAAAAAGAGATTTGTCATCACTGATGGCGCGATGAATGATCTTATTAGACCAAGCCTTTATGGTGCTCATCATGAAATTTTTGTTTGTGGCAAGGATAAAAATTTAGGTGTTTGCGATGTGGTTGGTCCAGTTTGTGAAAGTGGCGATTTTTTAGCAAAAGATATAGAGTTGCCAGAGTGTGATAGTGGCGATATTATCGTTGTAAAAGGTGCTGGAGCTTATGGTTTTAGCATGAGCTCAAACTACAACACAAGAAACAGAGCCGCTGAAGTTTGCGTGCTTGATGGCAAAGACAGACTTATAAGAAGACGTGAGAGCTTTGAAGATGTCGTGGCACTTGAGAGAGAATTTTTGGAGAGCGCTGATGCAAGAGCTAAATGA
- a CDS encoding LptF/LptG family permease, whose amino-acid sequence MKLYARYVGWVYIKSFLIVFLALELFYVGIDLLTNLKDLPPSANLQLLYIGLTSLSAIGYVLPLSLIFSLIILHVNMVRSNELISFYALGISKNSLIFPPFFIALFVTIFYVGLNFTPFAYAHDYQKSIAKNTAFSKSTNDSFLKFEGKFIYIKELNSVNQIANDVRIFEINGTNLLSTTFANHANFKDNEWILKDVNQTLLPQILELGEAGFNKIQSESLDALKGFKPKSIESAASVENSKFNIPDAINFIKTFKNEGIGLDSAKTAFYNLAIAPFFAPFLLLIFYYHLPVTGRFFNLALSTFIFVVITLVVWGLLFILAKFAQTSVILPEIGIVLPVILLFAYAIYLIKSHR is encoded by the coding sequence ATGAAACTATATGCCAGATACGTTGGCTGGGTCTATATAAAATCTTTTCTTATCGTATTTTTAGCACTTGAACTATTTTATGTTGGTATTGACCTACTTACAAATTTAAAAGATCTGCCGCCATCTGCAAACCTTCAGCTCCTTTATATTGGGCTTACATCGCTTAGTGCTATTGGCTACGTTTTGCCACTTTCGCTCATTTTTTCACTCATTATTTTACATGTAAATATGGTCAGATCAAATGAGCTAATCAGTTTTTATGCGCTTGGCATTAGTAAAAATAGCTTAATTTTTCCACCATTTTTTATTGCACTTTTTGTAACTATTTTTTATGTTGGCTTAAATTTTACTCCATTTGCCTATGCGCACGACTATCAAAAAAGTATCGCTAAAAATACGGCCTTCTCAAAAAGCACAAATGATTCATTTTTAAAATTTGAAGGCAAATTTATCTACATAAAAGAGCTAAATTCTGTGAATCAAATAGCAAATGATGTTAGAATTTTTGAGATAAATGGCACAAATTTACTCTCAACTACATTTGCAAATCACGCTAATTTTAAAGACAATGAGTGGATTTTAAAAGATGTTAATCAAACTCTTTTGCCTCAAATTTTAGAGCTTGGTGAGGCTGGTTTTAATAAAATACAAAGCGAGAGCTTAGATGCATTAAAAGGCTTTAAGCCAAAGAGTATTGAAAGCGCTGCTAGTGTTGAAAACTCAAAATTTAATATCCCAGATGCGATAAATTTTATAAAGACATTTAAGAATGAAGGTATCGGCCTTGATAGCGCAAAAACAGCTTTTTACAACCTTGCTATTGCACCATTTTTTGCACCATTTTTGTTACTCATTTTTTACTATCATTTGCCTGTAACTGGTAGATTTTTTAATCTTGCACTTTCGACTTTTATCTTTGTTGTGATAACTCTTGTCGTTTGGGGGCTTCTCTTTATTCTTGCAAAATTTGCACAAACTTCTGTAATCTTGCCAGAGATTGGTATAGTTTTACCGGTCATTTTACTTTTTGCATACGCCATTTATCTCATAAAATCGCATCGTTAA
- the pth gene encoding aminoacyl-tRNA hydrolase, whose protein sequence is MTLIAGLGNPGSKYEKTRHNIGFMLIDLLKDSNYKDVSSAKFQGEAFKFNDIILLKPTTFMNLSGQSVKAVKDFYKPDRIIVIHDDLDLGFGAVKFKKGGSSGGHNGIKSIDGLIGNDYERVRVGIGHDGDAKNFVLGEFSDEEKKALDEILAYTKNAVCELLKSDINEISQKFTVKKGLIK, encoded by the coding sequence GTGACACTAATAGCGGGGCTGGGAAATCCTGGCTCCAAATATGAAAAAACTAGACATAATATAGGCTTTATGCTTATAGATCTCCTAAAAGACTCAAATTACAAAGATGTTAGCTCAGCCAAATTCCAAGGCGAAGCTTTTAAATTCAATGACATTATCTTGCTAAAACCAACAACTTTTATGAACCTCTCAGGACAAAGTGTAAAAGCGGTAAAAGACTTTTATAAACCAGATAGAATAATCGTAATACACGATGATCTTGATCTTGGTTTTGGTGCAGTTAAATTTAAAAAAGGCGGTAGTAGCGGCGGGCATAACGGCATAAAATCAATCGATGGATTAATCGGTAACGACTACGAAAGGGTGCGCGTTGGTATCGGACATGATGGCGATGCTAAAAATTTCGTCCTTGGCGAGTTTAGTGACGAGGAGAAAAAGGCTTTAGATGAAATTTTAGCCTATACAAAAAATGCGGTTTGCGAGCTGCTAAAGAGCGACATCAACGAAATTTCACAAAAATTTACGGTAAAAAAAGGTCTTATCAAATGA
- a CDS encoding 50S ribosomal protein L25/general stress protein Ctc, whose amino-acid sequence MLEGIVRESIGKKSAKALRRDGYLIANIYGKGLENVAAAFKVNDFIKEARKKESLAFDVKVGGKVYNVVIVDYQRDVVTSDLKHVDLKVALPGVLSKYMIPVKPVGTPIGLKNKGVLIQSKRRLCVKCTAENLPNSFDVDVSKLDIDDTILVRDITAPKGVTIVDADRVAVLGVIKAK is encoded by the coding sequence ATGTTAGAGGGTATCGTTAGAGAGAGTATCGGTAAGAAGTCTGCAAAGGCTTTGAGAAGAGATGGTTATCTAATCGCCAACATTTATGGCAAGGGATTAGAGAATGTTGCAGCTGCTTTTAAAGTAAATGACTTTATTAAAGAAGCACGCAAAAAAGAGAGCCTTGCTTTTGATGTAAAAGTAGGCGGAAAAGTTTATAATGTCGTTATTGTTGATTACCAAAGAGATGTTGTTACAAGTGATCTTAAACACGTAGATCTAAAAGTAGCACTTCCAGGCGTTTTATCAAAATATATGATTCCAGTTAAGCCAGTTGGAACACCTATCGGTCTTAAAAATAAGGGCGTTTTGATCCAATCAAAAAGACGTCTTTGCGTAAAATGCACAGCTGAAAATTTACCAAATTCATTTGACGTTGATGTAAGCAAACTTGACATCGACGATACTATTTTGGTTCGTGATATCACAGCTCCTAAAGGCGTTACCATTGTAGACGCTGACCGTGTTGCGGTACTTGGAGTTATTAAAGCTAAATAA
- a CDS encoding transaldolase, protein MYDNEAKFSLWCDFIERNFLQSEFNSLLENNIINGATSNPAIFKTAFASPAYKKIIETSNKRHPKDLYEILATQDIKTAACKMLRNYANGDDGFVSIEVDPNLSDDTAATIEEGIRLHNLISMPNVMIKIPATKDGYEAMSALMARGISVNATLIFSLDQAKNCLEAFKEGSKAYASRFIDTTMPKGVISVFVSRFDRKLDEVMAAKSLPTGQIGIMNAANIYHLIEDFGLENVRTLFASTGVKGGGLRGDYYVRELMYKNSINTAPIETIKEFIKEKAEAKNVPSKENISSFFQIIKNNEIDINVVYKDLLSDGLKQFVSAFDDIMKSL, encoded by the coding sequence ATGTATGACAACGAAGCTAAATTCTCTCTTTGGTGTGATTTTATAGAGAGAAATTTTTTACAAAGCGAATTTAACTCTTTATTGGAAAATAATATTATAAACGGTGCTACAAGCAACCCAGCTATTTTTAAAACAGCGTTTGCTTCACCTGCTTATAAAAAGATCATAGAAACTAGCAATAAACGCCATCCAAAAGATCTTTATGAAATTTTAGCTACTCAAGATATAAAAACCGCCGCATGTAAAATGTTAAGAAATTATGCAAACGGCGATGATGGCTTTGTAAGCATTGAGGTTGATCCAAATTTAAGCGACGATACAGCTGCAACGATAGAAGAAGGTATCAGGCTTCATAATCTAATATCAATGCCAAATGTTATGATAAAAATTCCAGCTACAAAAGATGGTTATGAGGCGATGAGCGCGCTTATGGCAAGGGGAATTAGCGTAAATGCTACACTTATATTTTCACTAGATCAGGCTAAAAACTGCCTTGAAGCTTTTAAAGAAGGCAGTAAAGCTTATGCAAGTCGCTTTATAGATACTACTATGCCAAAAGGTGTGATAAGTGTTTTTGTAAGTAGATTTGATAGAAAGCTTGATGAGGTTATGGCTGCAAAGAGCTTGCCAACGGGACAAATCGGCATAATGAATGCTGCGAATATATACCACCTGATTGAAGATTTTGGACTAGAAAATGTAAGAACACTTTTTGCAAGTACAGGTGTAAAAGGTGGTGGTTTAAGAGGGGATTATTACGTTAGAGAGCTAATGTATAAAAATTCTATAAATACAGCACCAATAGAGACGATAAAAGAATTTATAAAAGAAAAAGCAGAGGCAAAAAATGTGCCTAGTAAAGAAAATATCTCAAGCTTTTTCCAGATTATAAAAAATAATGAGATAGATATAAATGTCGTTTATAAAGATTTATTAAGCGACGGTTTAAAGCAGTTTGTATCAGCATTTGATGATATTATGAAATCACTTTAG